One genomic segment of Arachis duranensis cultivar V14167 chromosome 4, aradu.V14167.gnm2.J7QH, whole genome shotgun sequence includes these proteins:
- the LOC107486796 gene encoding receptor-like kinase TMK4 isoform X1 codes for MAPRIILKSEVGFTTFAIVIFFLFLCVHSDLQEARDPEAGYLWKLLKALKPAPSNWSEDTYICNWNGVECSKEGKVYALKLSSMSLTGTIPSDLNNTLTQLNHLLLDNNSLSGPLPSLAGLSTLTEVQLDDNNFTSIPHHCFQGLSSLETLTLSNNINLPPWSFPLDLVQSSSKLQGLRLDATNLIGTLPEDICTSFPSLYSLFLSNNKLTGPLPHFSNCTNLGYLKLQDNLLTGLVPPSLMNLSMISVHLERNYFQGPLPVFQSSFTDVNTSNNGFCLDHAGPCDKQVTTLLQIAANFGYPLLLARSWRGNNPCQNWSFVVCVQNKIRTLNLTKQNLTGTISTAFTNLTDLRELYLSGNNLSGPIPESLTGLPQLKVIDVSNNNLSGNIPHFSPDVTLNTKGNVLLINASQPTTVAPSKAPFSLSLIAGLSAASVGILVTCAAVIYKSKRLQKILFKKTIVDHNVEDLIQSHGFMVQKRYSYSQVKKMTNSFREELGKGAFGVVYKGSLSDGRQVAVKILKECKANGEEFINEVASINRTSHVNIVPFLGFCYEPNKRALIYEFMPNGSLDKFIDERASFNAVCKLDWNILYQVIIGIARGLEYLHWGCSTKILHLDIKPQNILLDEEFVPKIADFGLAKICTKKESIVSLQCARGTPGYIAPEVYNQMYGGVSRISHKSDVYSYGKLILVVVGGKKNYNNKDSRASEIFFTDWIYKELEQDNLSAKCLMNIEDENNDLVKKIILVSIWCIQRNPSDRPSMKRVIEMLEGPLDSIPFPPKPMWYSPQGSKLQSPDIAYDNTHETDSSTSVQNDSINPNEVA; via the exons ATGGCTCCgagaataatattaaaatctgAAGTTGGTTTTACTACTTTTGCTATAGtcatcttcttcttgttcttgtgCGTCCACTCCGATTTGCAAGAAGCTCGAGATCCAGAAGCTGGCTACTTGTGGAAGCTTCTGAAAGCTCTGAAGCCAGCTCCCTCCAACTGGTCCGAAGACACATATATCTGCAATTGGAATGGCGTAGAGTGCAGTAAGGAGGGCAAAGTCTACGCTCTTAAACTCTCTTCAATGTCCCTCACCGGCACTATCCCTTCAGATCTCAACAACACCCTCACCCAACTCAACCATCTTCTTCTAGACAACAACTCTCTCTCGGGGCCTCTTCCCTCTCTCGCCGGCCTCTCCACGCTCACAGAGGTTCAACTCGACGACAACAACTTCACCTCCATCCCTCATCATTGCTTTCAGGGTCTTTCCAGTTTGGAAACCCTCACTCTAAGTAACAACATCAACCTCCCACCATGGAGTTTCCCTCTTGATTTGGTTCAGTCTTCCTCCAAACTCCAAGGCCTCCGACTGGACGCTACAAATCTTATTGGCACCTTACCAGAAGACATATGCACTTCCTTCCCAAGCTTGTACTCTCTTTTCCTCTCTAACAACAAGCTCACTGGTCCCCTGCCTCATTTTTCCAATTGCACCAACTTGGGTTATCTGAAGCTTCAAGATAACTTGTTAACTGGTTTAGTTCCACCTTCcttgatgaatctctccatgatTTCAGTCCATTTGGAGAGAAACTATTTTCAGGGTCCATTGCCAGTGTTTCAATCCTCTTTTACTGATGTCAACACCAGCAATAATGGGTTCTGTTTAGACCATGCAGGGCCTTGTGACAAGCAAGTCACCACTTTGCTTCAAATTGCTGCGAATTTTGGGTATCCTCTCTTGTTGGCGAGATCTTGGCGAGGAAACAATCCATGTCAAAACTGGAGTTTCGTTGTGTGCGTTCAGAACAAGATCAGAACCCTGAATTTGACCAAACAGAATTTGACGGGGACCATCTCTACTGCATTTACAAACTTAACTGATCTGAGGGAGTTGTATCTCAGTGGAAATAATTTGAGCGGTCCAATACCAGAGAGCTTAACAGGTCTACCTCAACTTAAGGTTATTGATGTCTCCAATAACAATCTATCAGGGAACATACCCCATTTCTCACCTGATGTCACTCTCAATACTAAGGGTAATGTTCTGCTCATCAATGCTTCTCAGCCAACCACAGTTGCTCCATCTAAAGCTCCATTCTCACTTTCCTTGATTGCAG GCTTATCAGCAGCCAGTGTTGGAATTTTGGTAACATGTGCTGCGGTTATTTATAAAAGCAAGAGGTTACAGAAAATTCTGTTCAAGAAAACAATTGTTGATCACAATGTTGAGGATTTGATACAAAGTCATGGGTTTATGGTGCAAAAACGATATAGTTATTCACAGGTAAAAAAGATGACTAATTCATTTCGTGAGGAACTAGGAAAAGGAGCATTTGGTGTTGTATACAAAGGAAGTTTAAGTGATGGTCGTCAGGTAGCAGTAAAGATATTAAAAGAGTGTAAAGCTAATGGAGAAGAATTTATAAATGAGGTTGCAAGTATTAATAGAACATCCCATGTGAATATTGTCCcgtttttaggattttgttaTGAGCCAAACAAAAGAGCATTGATTTATGAATTCATGCCAAATGGTTCTTTAGACAAATTTATTGATGAAAGGGCATCGTTTAATGCTGTATGCAAATTGGATTGGAATATACTCTACCAAGTTATAATTGGTATTGCTCGTGGGCTAGAATATTTACATTGGGGATGTAGCACCAAAATTTTACATCTTGATATTAAACCTCAAAATATTCTTTTGGATGAGGAATTTGTTCCTAAAATTGCTGATTTTGGACTAGCTAAAATATGCACAAAGAAAGAGAGCATCGTATCTCTACAGTGTGCAAGAGGAACTCCAGGATATATTGCACCAGAAGTATATAATCAAATGTATGGTGGAGTTTCTCGAATTTCTCACAAATCCGATGTGTATAGTTATGGGAAGTTGATTCTTGTAGTAGTCGGAGGCAAaaagaattataataataaagattCTCGTGCCagtgaaatattttttacagaTTGGATTTACAAGGAGCTCGAACAAGACAATCTTTCAGCCAAATGTTTGATGAATATAGAGGATGAAAATAATGATTTAGTGAAGAAGATTATTTTAGTAAGCATATGGTGTATACAAAGAAATCCTTCTGACAGACCGTCCATGAAAAGAGTGATAGAAATGTTAGAAGGACCACTTGATTCTATCCCATTTCCTCCGAAGCCAATGTGGTATTCTCCCCAAGGATCAAAGTTGCAATCTCCAGATATAGCTTATGACAATACACATGAAACAGATTCATCAACTTCAGTGCAGAATGATTCCATCAATCCAAATGAGGTTGCCTAA
- the LOC107486796 gene encoding PR5-like receptor kinase isoform X2 — translation MSLIGTIPSDLNNTLTQLNHLLLDNNSLSGPLPSLAGLSTLTNVQLDNNNFTSIPHHCFQGLSSLETLTLSNNINLPPWSFPLDLVQSSSKLQGLRLDATNLIGTLPEDICTSFPSLYSLFLSNNKLTGPLPHFSNCTNLGYLKLQDNLLTGLVPPSLMNLSMISVHLERNYFQGPLPVFQSSFTDVNTSNNGFCLDHAGPCDKQVTTLLQIAANFGYPLLLARSWRGNNPCQNWSFVVCVQNKIRTLNLTKQNLTGTISTAFTNLTDLRELYLSGNNLSGPIPESLTGLPQLKVIDVSNNNLSGNIPHFSPDVTLNTKGNVLLINASQPTTVAPSKAPFSLSLIAGLSAASVGILVTCAAVIYKSKRLQKILFKKTIVDHNVEDLIQSHGFMVQKRYSYSQVKKMTNSFREELGKGAFGVVYKGSLSDGRQVAVKILKECKANGEEFINEVASINRTSHVNIVPFLGFCYEPNKRALIYEFMPNGSLDKFIDERASFNAVCKLDWNILYQVIIGIARGLEYLHWGCSTKILHLDIKPQNILLDEEFVPKIADFGLAKICTKKESIVSLQCARGTPGYIAPEVYNQMYGGVSRISHKSDVYSYGKLILVVVGGKKNYNNKDSRASEIFFTDWIYKELEQDNLSAKCLMNIEDENNDLVKKIILVSIWCIQRNPSDRPSMKRVIEMLEGPLDSIPFPPKPMWYSPQGSKLQSPDIAYDNTHETDSSTSVQNDSINPNEVA, via the exons CTCCATCCCTCATCATTGCTTTCAGGGTCTTTCCAGTTTGGAAACCCTCACTCTAAGTAACAACATCAACCTCCCACCATGGAGTTTCCCTCTTGATTTGGTTCAGTCTTCCTCCAAACTCCAAGGCCTCCGACTGGACGCTACAAATCTTATTGGCACCTTACCAGAAGACATATGCACTTCCTTCCCAAGCTTGTACTCTCTTTTCCTCTCTAACAACAAGCTCACTGGTCCCCTGCCTCATTTTTCCAATTGCACCAACTTGGGTTATCTGAAGCTTCAAGATAACTTGTTAACTGGTTTAGTTCCACCTTCcttgatgaatctctccatgatTTCAGTCCATTTGGAGAGAAACTATTTTCAGGGTCCATTGCCAGTGTTTCAATCCTCTTTTACTGATGTCAACACCAGCAATAATGGGTTCTGTTTAGACCATGCAGGGCCTTGTGACAAGCAAGTCACCACTTTGCTTCAAATTGCTGCGAATTTTGGGTATCCTCTCTTGTTGGCGAGATCTTGGCGAGGAAACAATCCATGTCAAAACTGGAGTTTCGTTGTGTGCGTTCAGAACAAGATCAGAACCCTGAATTTGACCAAACAGAATTTGACGGGGACCATCTCTACTGCATTTACAAACTTAACTGATCTGAGGGAGTTGTATCTCAGTGGAAATAATTTGAGCGGTCCAATACCAGAGAGCTTAACAGGTCTACCTCAACTTAAGGTTATTGATGTCTCCAATAACAATCTATCAGGGAACATACCCCATTTCTCACCTGATGTCACTCTCAATACTAAGGGTAATGTTCTGCTCATCAATGCTTCTCAGCCAACCACAGTTGCTCCATCTAAAGCTCCATTCTCACTTTCCTTGATTGCAG GCTTATCAGCAGCCAGTGTTGGAATTTTGGTAACATGTGCTGCGGTTATTTATAAAAGCAAGAGGTTACAGAAAATTCTGTTCAAGAAAACAATTGTTGATCACAATGTTGAGGATTTGATACAAAGTCATGGGTTTATGGTGCAAAAACGATATAGTTATTCACAGGTAAAAAAGATGACTAATTCATTTCGTGAGGAACTAGGAAAAGGAGCATTTGGTGTTGTATACAAAGGAAGTTTAAGTGATGGTCGTCAGGTAGCAGTAAAGATATTAAAAGAGTGTAAAGCTAATGGAGAAGAATTTATAAATGAGGTTGCAAGTATTAATAGAACATCCCATGTGAATATTGTCCcgtttttaggattttgttaTGAGCCAAACAAAAGAGCATTGATTTATGAATTCATGCCAAATGGTTCTTTAGACAAATTTATTGATGAAAGGGCATCGTTTAATGCTGTATGCAAATTGGATTGGAATATACTCTACCAAGTTATAATTGGTATTGCTCGTGGGCTAGAATATTTACATTGGGGATGTAGCACCAAAATTTTACATCTTGATATTAAACCTCAAAATATTCTTTTGGATGAGGAATTTGTTCCTAAAATTGCTGATTTTGGACTAGCTAAAATATGCACAAAGAAAGAGAGCATCGTATCTCTACAGTGTGCAAGAGGAACTCCAGGATATATTGCACCAGAAGTATATAATCAAATGTATGGTGGAGTTTCTCGAATTTCTCACAAATCCGATGTGTATAGTTATGGGAAGTTGATTCTTGTAGTAGTCGGAGGCAAaaagaattataataataaagattCTCGTGCCagtgaaatattttttacagaTTGGATTTACAAGGAGCTCGAACAAGACAATCTTTCAGCCAAATGTTTGATGAATATAGAGGATGAAAATAATGATTTAGTGAAGAAGATTATTTTAGTAAGCATATGGTGTATACAAAGAAATCCTTCTGACAGACCGTCCATGAAAAGAGTGATAGAAATGTTAGAAGGACCACTTGATTCTATCCCATTTCCTCCGAAGCCAATGTGGTATTCTCCCCAAGGATCAAAGTTGCAATCTCCAGATATAGCTTATGACAATACACATGAAACAGATTCATCAACTTCAGTGCAGAATGATTCCATCAATCCAAATGAGGTTGCCTAA